The Sphaerospermopsis torques-reginae ITEP-024 genome has a window encoding:
- a CDS encoding SDR family NAD(P)-dependent oxidoreductase codes for MENRQKTVLVTGSAHGIGYQLAYIFARHSYNLVLIDKDAEKLRTIADDFINRLGISVKILVKDLSISTSPEEIFNELQIAGIKIDVLVNNAGIGTYGVFSETDLTQELKLLQINIVSLTHLTKLFLKDMISQGYGKILNVASVAAFQPGPLMAVYFASKAYVLSFSEAIANELEGTGVTVTTLCPGPTASKFQKSAAMEESKISHVNRMMTTETVAKIGYDSLMANKTIAIPGIRNQILAISVRFAPRNIVTKIVRSMHELRK; via the coding sequence ATGGAAAATCGACAAAAAACCGTACTTGTTACAGGGTCAGCACACGGAATTGGCTATCAATTAGCTTATATTTTTGCTAGACATAGTTACAATTTGGTGTTGATAGATAAAGATGCAGAAAAGTTAAGAACAATTGCTGATGATTTTATTAATAGATTGGGTATCTCTGTAAAAATATTAGTTAAGGATTTATCTATATCTACATCTCCAGAGGAAATATTTAACGAATTACAAATAGCAGGAATTAAAATTGATGTTTTGGTAAATAATGCGGGAATTGGTACTTATGGAGTATTTAGCGAAACTGACCTGACACAAGAATTAAAATTGTTACAAATTAACATTGTCAGTCTCACCCATTTAACTAAATTATTCCTCAAGGATATGATTAGTCAAGGATATGGGAAAATATTAAATGTTGCTTCTGTTGCAGCTTTTCAACCTGGTCCTTTGATGGCGGTTTATTTTGCTAGTAAAGCTTATGTGTTATCATTTTCAGAGGCGATCGCCAATGAATTAGAAGGTACAGGAGTCACAGTAACTACCCTTTGTCCTGGTCCTACCGCATCCAAATTTCAAAAATCCGCAGCAATGGAAGAATCAAAAATTTCTCATGTTAATAGAATGATGACAACTGAAACTGTGGCGAAAATTGGTTATGATAGTTTAATGGCAAATAAAACCATTGCTATTCCCGGAATTAGAAATCAAATATTAGCCATATCCGTGCGATTTGCACCTAGAAATATCGTTACCAAAATTGTCAGAAGTATGCACGAATTGAGGAAATAA
- a CDS encoding Tab2/Atab2 family RNA-binding protein: MSLIWQVDFYRSPQKDAAGQILWDLLICDPNRNFKYIATCPQSQANSNWLTEHFKLAAGEKLPDIIQVFRPQALSLITAAANNLEIEIEATRRTLALKQWLQEKQYSLVIDKPPPTPLPENLWGEEWRFANIQAGDIIDEFADRQIPVLQIPEFLQPINLGLASTVPIPGVIIYGGRQSLRLAKWLQETNPVSLNYIPGSPDGLILEAGLADRWVLATFEDAEVTAAAKVYEQRKQLSKGLHFLLVQPDDSGMTFSGFWLLKEEQ, from the coding sequence TCTGTGATCCTAATCGTAACTTTAAATATATCGCTACCTGTCCCCAGTCTCAAGCAAATTCAAATTGGTTGACAGAACATTTTAAACTAGCAGCAGGGGAAAAATTACCTGATATCATTCAAGTTTTTCGACCCCAAGCTTTAAGTTTAATTACAGCAGCAGCAAATAATTTAGAAATTGAAATTGAAGCTACCCGTCGCACCTTAGCGTTAAAACAATGGTTGCAAGAAAAGCAATATTCTCTAGTTATTGATAAACCACCACCAACACCATTACCAGAAAATCTCTGGGGTGAAGAATGGCGGTTTGCAAATATTCAAGCTGGTGATATTATTGATGAGTTTGCAGATCGTCAGATTCCAGTTTTACAAATACCAGAATTTCTGCAACCAATTAATTTAGGTTTAGCTTCAACTGTTCCTATTCCTGGTGTGATAATTTATGGTGGTAGACAATCTTTGCGTTTAGCAAAATGGTTACAAGAAACCAACCCTGTGAGTTTAAATTATATTCCTGGTTCACCTGATGGGTTAATTTTAGAAGCAGGTTTAGCTGATAGATGGGTTTTAGCAACTTTTGAAGATGCAGAAGTTACCGCAGCAGCAAAAGTTTATGAACAACGCAAACAATTAAGTAAAGGTTTGCATTTTTTATTAGTACAACCTGATGATTCAGGAATGACTTTTAGCGGTTTTTGGTTGTTAAAAGAGGAACAGTAA